A region of Methyloversatilis discipulorum DNA encodes the following proteins:
- the mdcE gene encoding biotin-independent malonate decarboxylase subunit gamma, translated as MNALLDRLFPTGHTVAFDGHNLSGHAASAAGRVHVIGTRDRAALTTDMALKLSQAVLDAVRADQASGDPRPIVFIASTQGQALSRHEELLGLNGYFAHMARCVDLARRSGHRLVTLIHGEAVSGGFLAFGLLADRICALPEAQVKVMDLRAMARVTKIAPERLEALAQTSPVFAPGADNYARMGAIHALWSDTDDWPQALRQAIDEAGGEDRRAELGRERGGRTLAQPVAERVAGVPLGA; from the coding sequence ATGAACGCCCTGCTTGACCGCCTCTTTCCGACCGGCCACACGGTCGCCTTCGACGGCCACAACCTGTCCGGCCACGCCGCATCGGCCGCCGGCCGGGTGCACGTGATCGGCACCCGCGACCGCGCCGCGCTCACCACCGACATGGCGCTCAAGCTGTCGCAGGCGGTGCTCGACGCGGTGCGCGCCGACCAGGCGAGCGGCGATCCGCGCCCCATCGTGTTCATCGCCTCGACCCAGGGTCAGGCGCTGTCGCGTCACGAAGAACTGCTCGGCCTGAACGGCTACTTCGCCCACATGGCGCGCTGCGTGGACCTCGCCCGCCGCAGCGGTCACCGGCTGGTGACGCTGATCCACGGCGAAGCGGTCAGCGGCGGCTTTCTCGCCTTCGGCCTGCTGGCCGACCGCATCTGCGCGCTGCCCGAGGCCCAGGTGAAGGTGATGGATCTGCGCGCGATGGCGCGCGTGACCAAGATCGCGCCCGAGCGGCTGGAAGCGCTGGCGCAGACCTCACCGGTGTTCGCGCCGGGCGCCGACAACTACGCACGCATGGGCGCCATCCACGCGCTGTGGTCCGACACCGACGACTGGCCGCAGGCGCTGCGGCAAGCAATTGACGAAGCCGGTGGAGAGGACCGCCGCGCCGAACTCGGCCGCGAACGCGGCGGCCGTACGCTGGCACAGCCGGTGGCCGAGCGCGTGGCCGGCGTTCCACTCGGCGCCTGA
- a CDS encoding acyltransferase domain-containing protein, with protein MRLVVLFSGQGGQTAEHLSELRADADTRALLPALDALRDNDLASNVTAQVVISALQALRWRRLAPRLPRPLLFAGYSLGELSAFAIARGLPPKDWFDLAARRATLMDAATAQPSGLLAVQGLPEAALRAALDGSGCSIAIRNGDAHFVVGGASVALSELEHTLPARGARRCVRLAVHTPSHTPLLAAARAPLAEALAPWADGRLSVPVIAGIDGRVQRDAADAVCALAAQVAQTIDWSTCMDTVLEYAPDAVLEIGPCNALARMLAERAPELPVRAVDDFSGDAAVVDWLERMVG; from the coding sequence GTGAGGCTGGTCGTGCTGTTCAGCGGTCAGGGCGGCCAGACGGCAGAGCATCTGTCCGAACTGCGCGCCGACGCGGACACGCGCGCCCTGCTGCCGGCGCTCGACGCATTGCGCGACAACGATCTGGCCAGCAACGTCACTGCGCAGGTCGTGATCAGCGCGCTGCAGGCACTGCGCTGGCGCCGCCTCGCGCCTCGGCTGCCGAGGCCGCTGCTGTTCGCCGGCTACTCGCTGGGCGAACTGAGCGCGTTTGCGATCGCCCGCGGGCTGCCACCGAAGGACTGGTTCGATCTCGCCGCCCGACGCGCCACACTGATGGACGCCGCCACCGCGCAGCCGTCCGGCCTGCTCGCCGTGCAGGGACTGCCCGAAGCGGCGCTGCGCGCAGCGCTCGACGGCAGTGGCTGCAGCATCGCCATCCGCAACGGCGACGCCCACTTCGTTGTCGGCGGCGCAAGCGTCGCGCTGAGCGAACTCGAACACACCTTGCCCGCGCGCGGCGCCCGTCGCTGCGTGCGACTGGCTGTGCACACGCCGTCGCACACACCGCTGCTCGCCGCCGCGCGTGCGCCGCTGGCCGAAGCGCTCGCGCCGTGGGCCGACGGTCGCCTGTCCGTTCCGGTCATCGCCGGCATCGACGGCCGCGTGCAGCGCGACGCCGCCGATGCCGTCTGCGCGCTGGCGGCCCAGGTCGCACAGACCATAGACTGGTCCACCTGCATGGACACCGTGCTCGAATACGCGCCCGACGCCGTGCTCGAAATCGGCCCCTGCAACGCGCTGGCGCGCATGCTGGCCGAGCGCGCACCTGAACTGCCGGTGCGCGCGGTCGACGACTTCAGCGGCGACGCCGCAGTGGTCGACTGGCTGGAGCGGATGGTCGGGTAG
- the mdcG gene encoding malonate decarboxylase holo-[acyl-carrier-protein] synthase: MHGPRRHDLVWLRAGAPVELATCCASAAADVERWRAAGRPLVGARSDDLPAGRIRLGLTLPGTGERRRVSLVAACADVERCAPPPSLDALVDTLPAAHRPPLHALAGRCVALGFTPRVYGSLLWQSLSGEPCLRASSDLDLLFDIEDSGALPALLTLLQNTDSPLRLDGEVRCGMYAVAWRELAAALDGRGPRRVLAKSDDGVALIDVAELWTARSRAA; this comes from the coding sequence ATGCACGGCCCGCGCCGTCACGATCTGGTGTGGCTGCGCGCTGGCGCGCCGGTCGAACTCGCCACCTGCTGCGCCAGCGCCGCCGCAGACGTCGAGCGCTGGCGCGCCGCCGGCCGGCCGCTGGTGGGCGCGCGCAGCGACGACCTGCCGGCCGGGCGCATCCGTCTGGGCCTGACGCTGCCCGGCACCGGCGAACGCCGCCGCGTGTCGCTGGTCGCCGCGTGCGCCGACGTCGAGCGCTGCGCACCGCCGCCGTCGCTCGATGCGCTGGTCGACACGCTGCCCGCCGCGCATCGGCCTCCACTGCACGCGCTCGCCGGTCGCTGCGTCGCCCTCGGTTTCACGCCGCGCGTCTATGGCTCGCTGCTGTGGCAGTCCTTGAGTGGCGAACCCTGTCTGCGCGCCAGCAGCGACCTCGACCTGCTGTTCGACATCGAGGACAGCGGCGCTCTGCCGGCACTGCTCACGCTGCTGCAGAACACCGACAGCCCGCTGCGCCTCGACGGCGAAGTGCGCTGCGGCATGTACGCGGTGGCCTGGCGCGAACTGGCGGCCGCGCTCGACGGTCGCGGACCGCGTCGCGTGCTGGCGAAGTCGGACGACGGCGTCGCGCTGATCGACGTCGCCGAACTGTGGACTGCGCGGAGCCGCGCCGCATGA
- a CDS encoding DEAD/DEAH box helicase, with translation MELTRLLSQLDNRMLGEMFSEDTIVRGSQYVTRVGDIDVQGPTLRALVRGTRPQPYQVTVRLERREYFGERTLEIATRCSCPVGNRCKHAVGLLLAAKKQGELIERPRAEVLRWAQTLQKRLSEEPTGASRKRAAPKESIAYLITPRGSQPADLRLLKAKLTDRAGRDSTPGGDSQPWFNFEQALLKPPAFVQDNDLPVFRTLRDAIRKRATSVFVPFELRGSDGLAVLRAALDTGRCFVRADEGSDDARPLKPGEARAGQLEWQTEKLGVRALLACTPPADWTLPTDPPWYLDVARGLAGEITHPAREAVQAVLELPLLTTAELPLVAEALAQAAPALPSPLGRDAASLPLIEEALRPVLKFTSLPVWHVKPHRRYDKALGHALYDIATVALSYGQAKFAATDSSDLATLPNGRAVRVKRDSAAEQAALALLGEVGFAPVQARWLQMYESLPVGALGLESEEAWARFFGDAAGRLTRAGWQIECPPDFRHRVLVVDEWHAELDENENGWLELSLGIDVGGRRLDLAPLLHALFKRDGRWLDPIALDRMRDEDTTDLFTAEGERIIVPAGRIKPLARTLVDLFDSPAGGALQVSRMDAPRLAEALDAKWTREGFKPIEQWVERLRGMHGVAPVDAPEGFGIELRPYQREGLAWLQHLRAHDLGGILADDMGLGKTAQTLAHLLTEKRAGRLDRPALVVLPTSLVFNWQREAARFAPELRVLKLHGPDRGERFAQVPEHDVCLTTYPLLWRDHEKLAAHDYHLLILDEAQTVKNAGSQAAKAVRLLRARHRLCLTGTPLENHLGELWAQFDFLLPGFLGEQKDFTRGWRTPIEKHGDPIRRELLARRVAPFILRRRKDDVAADLPPKTEVLRTVELTGRQRDLYETVRVAMDKRVREEIASRGFARARIVILDALLKLRQVCCDPRLLKSDAAARVKERAKLDLLMDMLENLLAEGRKVLVFSQFTGMLDLIHEQLVEAGIGCVMLTGDTQNREAVVRRFQEGTVPVFLISLKAGGVGLNLTAADTVIHYDPWWNPAAENQASDRAHRIGQDKPVFVYKLIVAGSIEERIVALQEKKAALAEGILGNDEAALEKFGENDLAALLEPLAE, from the coding sequence ATGGAACTGACCCGCCTGCTGTCCCAGCTCGACAACCGGATGCTCGGAGAAATGTTCTCCGAAGACACCATCGTGCGCGGCAGCCAGTACGTGACGCGGGTCGGCGACATCGACGTGCAGGGGCCGACGCTGCGCGCGCTGGTGCGCGGCACCCGGCCGCAGCCCTACCAGGTGACGGTGCGGCTGGAGCGGCGCGAATACTTCGGCGAGCGCACGCTGGAAATCGCCACCCGCTGTTCCTGCCCGGTCGGCAACCGCTGCAAGCACGCGGTCGGCCTGCTGCTGGCGGCGAAGAAGCAGGGCGAACTGATCGAGCGCCCGCGCGCCGAGGTGCTGCGCTGGGCGCAGACGCTGCAGAAGCGCCTGAGCGAAGAACCGACGGGCGCATCGCGAAAGCGCGCCGCACCGAAGGAATCGATCGCCTATCTGATCACGCCGCGCGGCAGCCAGCCGGCCGACCTGCGCCTGCTCAAGGCCAAGCTCACCGACCGCGCCGGTCGCGACAGCACGCCTGGCGGTGACAGCCAGCCCTGGTTCAACTTCGAGCAGGCGCTGCTTAAGCCGCCCGCCTTCGTGCAGGACAACGACCTGCCGGTATTCCGCACGCTGCGCGACGCGATACGCAAACGCGCGACCAGCGTGTTCGTGCCCTTCGAACTGCGCGGCAGCGACGGCCTCGCCGTGCTGCGCGCCGCGCTCGACACGGGCCGCTGCTTCGTCCGCGCCGATGAGGGCAGCGACGACGCGCGCCCGCTGAAGCCGGGCGAAGCGCGCGCCGGTCAGCTCGAATGGCAGACCGAAAAACTCGGCGTGCGCGCCCTGCTCGCGTGCACGCCGCCGGCCGACTGGACGCTGCCGACCGACCCGCCCTGGTATCTCGACGTCGCCCGCGGGCTGGCCGGCGAAATCACCCACCCGGCGCGCGAAGCGGTGCAGGCGGTGCTCGAACTGCCGTTGCTCACCACCGCCGAACTGCCGCTGGTGGCCGAGGCGCTGGCCCAGGCCGCACCCGCGCTGCCGTCGCCGCTGGGCCGCGACGCCGCCAGCCTGCCGCTGATCGAAGAAGCACTGCGCCCGGTGCTGAAGTTCACCAGCCTGCCGGTGTGGCACGTGAAGCCGCACCGCCGCTACGACAAGGCGCTCGGCCACGCGCTGTACGACATCGCCACGGTTGCGCTCAGCTACGGCCAGGCGAAGTTCGCCGCCACCGACAGTTCCGACCTCGCGACGCTGCCCAACGGTCGCGCGGTGCGCGTGAAGCGCGACAGTGCGGCCGAACAGGCGGCGCTGGCCCTGCTCGGTGAAGTCGGCTTCGCGCCGGTACAGGCGCGCTGGCTGCAGATGTACGAATCGCTGCCGGTCGGCGCGCTCGGACTGGAGAGCGAAGAAGCCTGGGCACGCTTTTTCGGCGACGCCGCCGGTCGCCTCACGCGCGCCGGCTGGCAGATCGAGTGTCCGCCGGACTTCCGCCACCGCGTGCTGGTGGTCGATGAATGGCACGCCGAACTGGACGAGAACGAGAACGGCTGGCTCGAACTGTCGCTCGGCATCGACGTCGGCGGCCGCCGGCTCGACCTGGCACCCCTGCTGCATGCGCTGTTCAAACGCGACGGCCGCTGGCTGGACCCGATCGCGCTCGACCGCATGCGCGACGAGGACACGACCGATCTCTTCACCGCCGAAGGCGAACGCATCATCGTGCCAGCCGGCCGCATCAAGCCGCTGGCGCGCACCCTGGTCGACCTGTTCGACAGCCCCGCCGGCGGCGCGCTGCAGGTGTCGCGCATGGACGCACCGCGGCTGGCCGAAGCGCTCGACGCGAAATGGACGCGCGAGGGCTTCAAGCCAATCGAACAGTGGGTCGAACGCCTGCGCGGCATGCACGGCGTCGCGCCGGTCGACGCGCCCGAAGGTTTCGGCATCGAACTGCGGCCCTACCAGCGCGAAGGCCTGGCCTGGCTGCAGCACCTGCGCGCGCACGACCTGGGCGGCATCCTGGCCGACGACATGGGCCTGGGCAAGACCGCGCAGACACTGGCCCACCTGCTGACCGAAAAGCGCGCGGGCCGGCTCGACCGCCCGGCGCTGGTCGTGCTGCCGACCTCGCTGGTGTTCAACTGGCAGCGCGAAGCCGCCCGCTTCGCGCCCGAACTGCGCGTACTCAAGCTGCACGGCCCCGATCGCGGCGAGCGCTTCGCCCAGGTGCCCGAGCACGACGTCTGCCTCACCACCTATCCGCTGCTGTGGCGCGACCACGAAAAGCTGGCCGCGCACGACTACCACCTGCTCATCCTCGACGAAGCGCAGACGGTGAAGAACGCCGGCAGCCAGGCCGCGAAAGCGGTGCGCCTGCTGCGTGCCCGCCACCGGCTGTGCCTGACCGGCACGCCGCTGGAAAATCATCTGGGCGAACTGTGGGCGCAGTTCGACTTCCTGCTGCCCGGCTTCCTGGGCGAACAGAAGGACTTCACCCGCGGCTGGCGCACGCCGATCGAAAAGCACGGCGACCCCATCCGCCGCGAACTGCTGGCGCGCCGCGTGGCGCCCTTCATCCTGCGCCGGCGCAAGGACGACGTCGCCGCCGATCTGCCGCCGAAGACCGAAGTGCTGCGCACGGTCGAACTGACCGGCCGCCAGCGCGACCTGTACGAAACCGTGCGGGTGGCGATGGACAAGCGGGTGCGCGAAGAAATCGCCAGCCGCGGTTTCGCCCGCGCGCGCATCGTCATCCTCGACGCGCTGCTCAAGCTGCGCCAGGTGTGCTGCGACCCGCGCCTGCTGAAGTCCGACGCCGCCGCCCGCGTGAAGGAACGCGCCAAGCTCGATCTGCTGATGGACATGCTGGAAAACCTGCTGGCCGAAGGCCGCAAGGTGCTCGTGTTCTCGCAATTCACCGGCATGCTCGACCTGATCCACGAACAGCTGGTCGAGGCCGGCATCGGCTGCGTCATGCTGACCGGCGACACGCAGAACCGCGAAGCCGTCGTGCGCCGCTTCCAGGAAGGCACCGTACCGGTGTTCCTGATCAGCCTGAAGGCCGGCGGCGTCGGCCTCAACCTCACCGCCGCCGACACCGTCATCCACTACGACCCCTGGTGGAACCCCGCCGCCGAGAACCAGGCCAGCGACCGCGCCCACCGCATCGGCCAGGACAAGCCGGTCTTCGTCTACAAGCTCATCGTCGCCGGCAGCATCGAAGAACGCATCGTCGCCCTGCAGGAGAAGAAAGCCGCTCTGGCCGAAGGCATCCTCGGCAACGACGAAGCCGCGCTGGAGAAATTCGGCGAGAACGATCTGGCGGCGCTGCTGGAGCCGCTGGCGGAGTGA
- a CDS encoding DUF3379 family protein, translating to MSSPDDKNMTFNCIDFRREKLADPRRLSEAAEEHLIACPACQAFSRRVNAGERMLQQTVAVDVPDGLAERILVGSRARTRSPLKLWALAASMVLSLGLGVQYWHAAPDREHVALAVEHVMHEPEALMSTRLIEPQRVAQVLESFGAEVKVPLTAVRYVKLCPVPGGTGWHIVFDTPDGPATVLLMPQKDSRVRTLTTQYRGMGVHVEAGGQGVVAVVARDPDRARGAAGLLHQHVSWTPTAALNTDERGIRPRS from the coding sequence GTGAGCTCCCCTGACGACAAGAACATGACTTTCAACTGCATCGACTTCCGCCGCGAAAAGCTGGCCGACCCCCGCCGCCTGTCGGAAGCGGCCGAGGAACACCTGATCGCCTGCCCGGCCTGCCAGGCCTTCTCGCGCCGCGTGAACGCCGGCGAACGCATGTTGCAGCAGACGGTGGCCGTCGACGTGCCGGACGGTCTGGCCGAGCGCATCCTGGTCGGCAGCCGGGCGCGCACCCGCTCGCCGCTCAAGCTGTGGGCGCTGGCTGCCAGCATGGTGCTCAGCCTCGGACTGGGCGTGCAGTACTGGCACGCCGCGCCTGATCGAGAACATGTCGCGCTGGCGGTCGAGCACGTGATGCACGAGCCGGAGGCGCTGATGAGCACGCGGCTGATCGAACCGCAGCGCGTCGCCCAGGTACTGGAAAGCTTCGGTGCCGAGGTCAAGGTGCCGCTCACCGCGGTGCGCTACGTGAAGCTGTGCCCGGTTCCCGGCGGCACCGGCTGGCACATCGTGTTCGACACGCCGGACGGTCCGGCCACCGTGCTGCTGATGCCGCAGAAGGACAGTCGCGTGCGCACGCTGACCACGCAATACCGCGGCATGGGTGTGCATGTCGAAGCTGGCGGTCAGGGCGTGGTGGCCGTGGTGGCGCGCGACCCCGATCGGGCGCGCGGCGCCGCCGGCCTGCTGCACCAGCACGTCAGCTGGACACCGACGGCGGCGCTGAATACAGACGAGCGGGGTATCCGGCCGCGTAGCTGA
- the mdcB gene encoding triphosphoribosyl-dephospho-CoA synthase MdcB yields the protein MNAPARITPAPVADCERIGRLAVRSLFREVALAPKPGLVSPVDNGSHDDMDMSTFFRSLFALRHYFRDIARAGAEGAAFATLQTLGQAAETQMLAATGGINTHRGAIFNLGLLCAAAARLSAQGEPTRAKHVARTVANRWGADILAARPADGTPQADSHGLRVARRHGTTGAREQAAGGFPDVIDAALPALRGVLAAPGEAHETRAAVQALFVLIARLDDSNLLWRGGRLGLDYAQGAARAFIEAGGVFADDWATQAQATHAAFVARRLSPGGAADLLAVTLFLHELEGAA from the coding sequence ATGAACGCGCCGGCGCGGATCACGCCAGCCCCCGTCGCCGACTGCGAGCGCATCGGCCGGCTCGCCGTGCGCAGCCTCTTCCGCGAGGTGGCGCTGGCGCCCAAGCCCGGCCTGGTCAGCCCGGTCGACAACGGCAGCCACGACGACATGGACATGTCGACCTTCTTCCGCAGCCTGTTCGCACTGCGCCACTACTTCCGCGATATCGCCCGCGCCGGGGCGGAGGGCGCCGCCTTCGCCACGCTGCAGACGCTGGGACAAGCCGCCGAAACGCAGATGCTGGCCGCCACCGGCGGCATCAACACGCACCGCGGTGCCATCTTCAACCTCGGCCTGCTGTGCGCCGCGGCCGCTCGGCTTTCGGCACAGGGCGAACCCACCCGCGCCAAACACGTCGCCCGCACCGTCGCCAACCGCTGGGGCGCCGACATCCTCGCCGCGCGCCCCGCCGACGGCACGCCGCAGGCCGACAGTCATGGTCTCCGCGTCGCCCGCCGTCACGGCACCACGGGTGCGCGCGAACAGGCGGCCGGGGGCTTTCCGGACGTGATCGACGCCGCACTGCCGGCGCTACGCGGGGTACTCGCCGCGCCCGGCGAAGCGCACGAAACGCGCGCCGCGGTACAGGCGCTGTTCGTGCTGATCGCGCGCCTGGACGACAGCAATCTGCTGTGGCGCGGCGGCCGCCTCGGCCTCGACTACGCGCAGGGTGCGGCACGTGCCTTCATCGAAGCGGGCGGCGTGTTCGCCGACGACTGGGCGACACAGGCGCAGGCCACGCACGCGGCCTTCGTCGCCCGCCGGCTCAGCCCGGGCGGCGCGGCAGACCTGCTGGCGGTGACGCTGTTCCTGCACGAACTGGAGGGCGCGGCGTGA
- a CDS encoding sigma-70 family RNA polymerase sigma factor: MILGFSKRKSFEQAVRAFSPDLYRFAWWLCRDKFVAEDLVQETFARAWKSWDDIKDSAATKSWLITIVRREHARLYERKQFDYVDVELEDLQIAADHEPIELFEMENLLGSLPLTLREPLVLQALGGFSCAEIADMLDTTEGAVMTRLTRARQALRSALTGQPARRAES; this comes from the coding sequence GTGATACTCGGATTCAGCAAACGCAAGAGCTTCGAACAGGCGGTGCGGGCCTTCAGCCCGGATCTGTACCGCTTCGCCTGGTGGTTGTGCCGCGACAAGTTCGTCGCCGAGGACCTGGTGCAGGAGACCTTTGCCCGCGCCTGGAAGTCGTGGGACGACATCAAGGACTCCGCGGCCACCAAGAGCTGGCTCATCACCATCGTGCGCCGCGAACACGCGCGGCTCTACGAGCGCAAGCAGTTCGACTATGTCGACGTCGAACTGGAAGACCTGCAGATCGCCGCCGACCACGAACCGATAGAGCTCTTCGAAATGGAAAACCTGCTCGGCAGCCTGCCGCTGACGCTGCGCGAACCGCTGGTGCTGCAGGCGCTCGGCGGCTTCTCGTGCGCCGAAATCGCCGACATGCTGGACACCACCGAAGGCGCGGTGATGACCCGCCTGACCCGCGCCCGTCAGGCGCTGCGCAGCGCACTGACCGGCCAGCCGGCGCGGAGGGCCGAATCGTGA